The segment CCGCGCGCATGCGGCGAGCCAGCTCGCGACGCTGCCCGAGCGCACGCGTGCGCTGACGGCGGCGGAGCCGGTCGCCGTCGGGATTTCAGCGGGGTTGGCGGCGCTCGTTAAGCGGATGGACGACGGCGCTGCGTAACGGGGCTGCGACGCGCATGTGAGGCGCCCACGCGCGGACCGTGTCACGCCAGCACATCCTCCGCGGGCACATAAGGCAGCCCGAGCGCGCGTGCGACCGCTTCGTAGGTGATCTGTCCGTCGCACACGTTCAGGCCGGCGCGCAGGTGTGCGTCGTCGGCCATCGCGCGTTTCCAGCCCTTGTCGGCGAGCGCGAGCGCATGGCCGATCGTCGCGTTGTTGAGCGCGAATGTCGACGTGCGGGCCACCGCGCCGGGCATGTTCGCGACGCAATAGTGGACGACGCCGTCGACCACGTAGGTCGGCTTCGCATGCGTCGTCGCGTGCGACGTCTCGAAGCAGCCGCCCTGGTCGATCGCGACGTCGACGACCACCGCGCCGGCGCGCATCCGCGCGATCATGTCGCGCGTCACGAGCCGCGGCGCCGATGCGCCCGGCACGAGCACGGCGCCGATCACGACGTCCGCGTCGCACACTGCTTCCTCGATCGTCTGCGCGTTCGAGCAGACCGTCCCGATCCGGTTGCCGAACACCAGGTCGAGCTGCCGCAGGCGCCCGACGTTGTTGTCGAGCACCGTGACCCGCGCACCCATGCCGACGGCCATCTGCAGCGCACCCGTGCCGACCACGCCGGCGCCCAGCACGACGACGTGCGCGGCCGCCACGCCGGGCACGCCCGCCATCAGCAGGCCCATCCCGCCGCGCGGGCTCTCGAGGTGGGTCGCCGCGACCTGGATCGACATGCGGCCGGCGACCTCGCTCATCGGCGCGAGCAGCGGCAGGCCGCCGCCTGCGCCCGTCACGGTCTCGTACGCGATGCACACCGCGCCGGACTTGACGAGCGCCGCCGCCTGTTCCGGATCGGGGGCGAGATGCAGGTACGTATAGAGGATCTGGCCGCGCCGCAGCATCGCGCATTCGGCCGGCTGCGGCTCCTTGACCTTGATGATCATGTCGGCTTGCGCGAACACTTCGGCCGCGCCGTCGCACAGCGTCGCGCCGGCCGCGGCATAGTGTTCGTCGTGCAGCCCGATCGCCGTGCCGGCGCTGCGCTGCACCAGGACCCGATGCCCGTGACGGGTCAGTTCGCGGGTGCCGGCGGGCGTGAGCCCGACGCGGTATTCATGGTTCTTGATCTCCTTCGGCACTCCGATCAGCATGGGTCACCTCCACGGGCCTTCGTTATCGGTGTTCAGCGGCGGCCCGCGCGGCCGGCCGCGATCGTCCGCGCGCACGGCGGTGCGTGCGCGTCGACGCGTCCTGTCGCGGCGGCCAGTCGTGACCGCCTGTCGTGACCGAGTTACGCGGTCTTCGCGATCGGGTCCGCCCGTTCCGCCGGCGCTGCGTGCCCGGGGTGCGGTTCCGTGGGCTGGATGCCCGCGCCGAACCACGGCACGTCGGCCGCGAGCGACTCGGCATAGCGGGTCCAGCCGCGCGGATTGCCGGCGAACAGCTTCGCGCAGACCGGCGCGGCCAGTGCATCGCGATCGAGCTGCGCATCGAGCAGCAGCTGCGGCCACAGGCAGAACGCGTGCAGCACGGCGCTCGCGAATTCGCGCACCGTCATGCGATCGAACACGTGTTCGAGCAGCGGCAGGTCGGCAAGCATCGGCCGCGTCGCGATCAGCGCGCCGATGGTGGCGTCGTCGCGCTCGGTTTCGAGCAGGCAACTGAGCGTACGCATCACGCTGCCGAGATGCAGCAGCAGCGCGCGGCGTTCGAGGGCTTCGTTCATGAAACGGTTCCTCCGGCAGGGAGGTGTGAGCGGTTTCGCGTTCATGCCTCGACTGCAGTCCTGGAATAAAAGGGTAGTAGCGTGCGGATGGAAGTCAAGCGGCGGGCGTGCATGAATGCATCGGCGCGGAGGGAGCGACGTCGCGCGCGGTTTTTGCTGCCGTGCAGCGGAAGGCTCGGGCAAAGCGGCGCCGGCCGTTCGTTGCCTGACACCGTTGCGCCGGGCCGATTGCGACCGGACGCCGCAATGCACGGCGCGCACGATTTCGGTATCGTCATACGCTTCGCGGATTGCAGGCCGCGCGCCGGATCGGGGGCCGGCGAACCACCCGGACACAAGGAGACGGATTCACCATGACCGCTGCGTATTTCATCGTGCCGACGTTGTGCGCGATCGCGCTGATCCACGTCTACTGGGCATGCGGCGGCCGATTGGGCAAGGGGGCCGCGATTCCCGAACTCGACGGCGAGCCGGTGCTGCGGCCGAGCACCGCCGGCACGTTCGCGGTGGCGGCGGCGCTGCTCGCCGGCGCAGCGGTGATCGCCGCGCGGGCCGGCTGGCTGGGGGCGAGCCCGCACGCGAGCCCGGTCGCGTTCGCGACCGTTGCGCTCGCGCTGATCTTCGCGGTGCGGGCGATCGGCGACTTCCGCTACGTGGGTTTCTTCAAGCACATTCGCGGATCACGGTTCGCGCGGATGGACACGCTGTGCTATTCGCCGCTGTGCGCGGCGTTGTCGCTGTCGATCGCATCGATGTTCTGGATACGCTGACCGTTGCGGACGAGCGCCGTCTGCTGCGGTGCGGCAGCGGCGTTCGTCCGGCGCGACGCAGTTCGCGGTCGCACAAGCGGTTCAGGCGGCGGGTGTGTCGAGCGGCGACAGGAACTCGGCGGGCACCGCGTCGGTGAGCCACACGCCGTTCTCGGCCACGAAGAACCTGAAGCCGCGCGCGTGCATGCGTTGCGCGTCGATCGCCAGCACCACCGGCTTGCCATAGCGCTTGCCGACCGCGATAGCCGTCGTCACATCCTGGGACAGGTGCACATGATGGCGCGCGCCGGCCTTCAGCCCCTGTTCGCGAATGGATTCGAGAAAGCGCGTGGCGGTGCCGTGATAGAGCAAGTCGGGCGGGCGCCGCTCCGGGTATTGCCGCTGCACGGCCGGCGTCGAGTGACCTTGCACCGCACGGATGCGCCGGCCGTCGTCGGATAGCGCGAAGCGCTTCTTGTCATTGGAGGCGACGACGGCATGGATCGTCGCCGGATCGAGGGCACGCCCGTCGCGGGACGCGCCGGCGATGAGCGCATTGAGATCGGCCCAGCCTTCCGGGTCGAGTTGCAGGCCGATTGCCTGCGGCGCGTGACGGAGGATGTAGCTCAGGTATTTGCCGGTCTCGTCGAGAGTCTTCTTGGTATCGGTATTCATATCGAGGCGCAACCCTACCAGATTTCGATGGATGGCCGTCATGCGCAGGCCGTCAACCGCAATTTCCCGCATCTTTGCGCACCCCACACCCGGAGCGCCGCGATTGTTGCATTTTTCGATTCAATAAATTGCGCTAAAACACTTTTAAATGGAACCGGTTCCATTTATGATTCGCCGGATCGTCGATCCGGGCTGCCCAGGGGGCGCGTATACCGGGTCTTGCTGTCCATAGAACCGACGAGTAAGTTGAAATGGCCATGCCGTCGGCGGGCAAATCCGATTCGGCATGCGTGTATTTGTCTGACGATAAGGCCGGCAAGAGATTCAAACGCTTTGGAGTCCGATGGAATGGGCGCGAAAGCGGCTGCATGGCGGCGGGGCATGCGGGGCATTAAGCACTGCGCGAATCCGCCGATGGCATCAAGGTAATTCGTAACACGAAATAAAAGGGTGCCGGGCGCGTTGCGACCCGGCCGTCGCGCGCGGGCACCTGCTGTTTGCGCGTGTTCGAAGCGCTGTCCCCAACATCATTATTCGACCATGTCCACGCCACCCGACAAACCCAATTCGCGCCGTCACTTCCTGCGCTCGTCGGTCGCGCTCGTGCCGATCACGTCGCTCGCCGGTTGCGACCTGCGGCCGTCGTCGACCACCGCGACCCCGTCCGGCAACGCGCCCGCCGCATCGGCCGACGCCGCGCAAGCGCCGTACAAGCCGACTTTCTTCGATGCCAAGGAGTGGGCGTTCGTCCAGGCGGCCGTCGACCGCCTGATTCCCGCCGATGCCGAAGGGCCCGGCGCGCTCGAGGCCGGCGTGCCCGAATTCATCGACCGCCAGATGGAAACGCCTTACGCGCACGGCGCGCTGTGGTACATGCAGGGGCCGTTCCAGCCGGGCGTGCCGGAGCTCGGCTACCAGCTGAAGCTCGTGCCGCGCGACGTGTACCGGCTCGGCATCGCGGCCGTCGACCGCTTCTGCACGAAGACGCACGGCAAGGCCTTCGCGGATATCGACGCGGCGACGCGCGACGCGGTGCTCGGCGCGCTCGAAAAGAGCAGCGCTCAGATCGACGACGTGCCGCCCGCGGTGTTCTTCGGACAATTGCTGCAGAACACGCGCGAAGGCTACTTCTGCGATCCGGTCCACGGCGGCAATCGCGGGATGGCCGCGTGGAAGATGATCGGCTTCCCCGGCGCACGCGCGGATTTCATGGATTTCGTCAACCAGAACGGCAAGCCGTATCCATACGGGCCGGTCTCGATCAATGGGGAGCGCACCTGATGGCCGCAGAGAAGAAACCGCATGTCGACGCGGTCATCGTCGGCTTTGGCTGGACCGGCGCGATTCTCGCGAAGGAGCTGACCGAAGCGGGCCTGAAAGTGGTCGCGCTCGAGCGCGGCGAGTATCGCGACACGTATCCGGACGGCGCGTATCCGAACACGATCGACGAGCTGACCTACAACATCCGCAAGAAGCTGTTCCTCGACCTGTCGAAGACCACCGTGTCGATCCGCCACGGCGTGCAGGACACGGCGCTGCCGTACCGTCAGCTCGCGGCGTTCCTGCCGGGCGAGGGCGTCGGCGGCGCGGGGCTGCACTGGTCCGGCGTGCACTTTCGCATCGCGCCGGAAGAGCTGCGGCTGCGCAGCCACTACGAAGAGCGCTACGGCAAGAAGTTCATCCCCGCGGGGATGACGATCCAGGACACGGGCGTCAGCTACGACGAGCTGGAGCCGTACTTCGATTTCGCCGAGAAGGTGTTCGGCACGTCGGGGCAGGCGTACAAGGTCAACGGCAAGGTGGTCGGCGACGGCAACGTGTTCGACGCGCACCGCAGCGACAATTTCCCGCTGCCCGCGCAGCTCAACACGTATTCGGCGCAACGCTTCTTCGACGCGGCGAAATCGCTCGGCCTGCATCCGTACCGGCTGCCGTCCGCGAACACGTCGGGGCCGTACACGAACCCGTACGGCGTGCAGATGGGCCCGTGCAACTTCTGCGGCTACTGCAGCGGCTACGCGTGCTACATGTATTCGAAGGCGTCGCCGAACCTGAACATCCTGCCCGCGCTGAAGCAGGTGCCGAACTTCGAGCTGCGCTCGAAGTGCCACGTGCTGCGCGTCGATCTCGACGACACGAAGAAGCGCGCGACAGGCGTCACCTATGTCGACCCGGCTGGCCGTGAAGTGCATCAGCCGGCCGATCTCGTGATCCTCGCCGCGTTCCAGTATCACAACGTGCACCTGCTGCTGCTGTCGGGCATCGGCAAGCCGTACGACCCGATCTCGGGCGAGGGCGTCGTGGGCCGCAATTTCGCGTACCAGAACCTGTCGACGATCAAGGCGTTCTTCGACAAGGACACCTACACGAACCCGTTCATCGGCGCCGGCGGCAACGGCGTTGCGGTCGACGACTTCAATGCGGACAACTTCGACCACGGCCCGCTCGGATTCGTCGGCGGTTCGCCGCTGTGGGTCAACCAGGCGGGGGTGAAGCCGATCAGCGGCATCGCAACGCCGCCCGGCACGCCGGCGTGGGGCTCCGCATGGAAGAAGGCGGTCAAGGACAACTACGCGCACACGGTCTCGATGGACGCGCACGGCACGAACATGTCGTACCGCGACGTGTATCTCGATCTCGATCCGACCTACCGCGACTCGTACGGCCAGCCGCTCTTGCGCATGACGTTCGACTGGAAGGACAACGACATCAGGATGGCGCAATACGTGACCGGCCAGATGAAGAAGATCGCCGAGGCGATGGGGCCGAAGGCGATCGGCGTGTCGACGCGCGAGTTCGGCAAGCGCTTCGATTCGCGCCAATACCAGACGACCCACCTCGTCGGCGGCGCGGTGATGGGCACCGATCCGAAGACGAGCGTGCTGAATCGCTATCTGCAGAGCTGGGACGTGCACAACGTGTTCGTGATGGGCGCGTCGGCGCTGCCGCAGGGCATCGGCTACAACCCGACCGGGATCATCGCGGCGCTGGCCTACTGGTCGGCGCGCGCGATCCGCGAGCACTACCTGAAAAACCCCGCTCCGCTGGTGACCGTATGAAGAGAACAACGACAGACAACGCCGCGCGCCGCACGGCGCGCGCGCTGGCGACCGGCGCTGCCTGGCTGGCGTTCGGCCTGGCTAGCGGGGCGGCCGTCGCGCAACCGGCGGCCGTGCCTGCGGCGCCTGCGGCGGCCGCGTCCGCGCCGCACGCCGCGGATGCGCTCGTCGCGCGCGGCGCGTACCTGGCGCGCGCCGGCGACTGCGTCGCGTGCCACACGGCGAGCGGCGGCAAGCCGTTCGCGGGCGGGCTGAAGTTCGACACGCCGATCGGCGCGATCTATTCGACCAACATCACGCCCGACCCGAAGACGGGCCTCGGCGGCTGGACACTGGAAGAGTTCGACCGCGCGCTGCGCGCGGGCGTGCGCAAGAACGGCGACACGCTGTATCCGGCGATGCCGTTTCCGTCGTATGCGCGCCTCACCGACGACGACGTGAAGGCGCTCTATGCGTATTTCATGCACGGCGTCGCGCCGGTGCAGCAGGAGAACCGCGCGGTCGACATCGTGTGGCCGCTGTCGATGCGCTGGCCGCTCACGTTCTGGCGCAAGCTGTTCGCGCCGACGCCGAAGCCGTTCGACGCGGCGCCGTACCCCGATCCGGTGCTCGCGCGCGGCGCGTACCTCGTGCAGGGTCTCGGTCACTGCGGCGCGTGCCACACGCCGCGCGCGCCGACGATGCAGGAGCGCGCGCTGACCGACGCGGACGGCCCGGACTTCCTGGCCGGCGGCGCGGCGATCGACGGCTGGGTGCCGACCAGCCTGCGCGGCGAGCCGCGCACCGGGTTCGGCGTCTGGACGGAAGCGGAAATCGTGCAGTTCCTGAAGAGTGGCCGCACGGCACGCAGCGCGGCGTTCGGCGGGATGACGGACGTGGTCGGCCACAGCATGCAGCACCTGAACGACGACGACCTCACGGCGATCGCGCGCTACCTGAAGAAGCTGCCGCCGCGCGTGCAGGGCGAAACACCTTACGCATATGACGACACCGCCGCGCAGGCGCTGCGCTCGGGCGACGCAAGCAAGCCGGGCGCGGCCGTCTATCGCGACAACTGCATGGCCTGCCATCGCAGCGACGGCCGCGGCTATACGCGCGTGTTCCCGGCGCTCGGCGGCAACCCGGTCCTGCAGGGCGACGATCCGACCTCGGTGATTCACGTCGTGCTGTCGGGCAGCGCGTTGAAGGGCACGCGCACCGCGCCGTCGACCTTCACGATGCCGCCGTTCGGCTGGCGGCTGTCGGACCAGGAAGTCGCGGACGTGTCGAACTTCGTGCGCACGAGCTGGGGCAATACCGGCTCGCCGGTCACGGCCGCGCAGGTCGCGAAGGTGCGCAAGGCGACGCCGGGCACGCGGCCGGAGCCGCCGCCGGGCGCACGCTATCCGCAAGCCGCGCGCTGAGCGGGGCGACGGGCATCCGGCGACGGTCTGCGGCGGCAGGCATCGCGCCAGCCGCCTCCGTCGCGGGCAGCGCATCTGTCGAATCCGGCGCCGCCGTCGCGCGGCGCCGTCAATAGCGCGGGAACCCGCCCGCGCGTTCCTCGTTCAGCGCCGCCGCCGTGAAATTTTCGGCGCCGCGCGCCATTTGTCCGCCTCATCCCTTATCCTTGAACCTTACTAAACGGTTACACATACAAGGGAGGGGGGATGCCACATGACGTCTGCCTGATTGCTTTGCTCGCGGCCGGTTTTGGTCTCGCGATGGTCTTCGGTTATCTCGCGTCGCTGCTGAAAATGCCGCCGCTGGTCGGCTACCTGCTCGCCGGGATCGTGATCGGCCCCGGCACGCCGGGCTTCGTCGGCGACCTGTCGCTCGCGCAGCAGCTCGCCGAAGTCGGCGTGATGCTGCTGATGTTCGGGGTCGGGCTGCATTTCTCGCTCGGCGACCTGCTCGCGGTGCGCAAGATCGCGCTGCCCGGCGCGGTTGTGCAGATCTCGGTGGCCACCGCGCTCGGCGGCGGGCTCGCGCTGCTGTGGGGCTGGAGCGTTGGTGCGGCGCTGGTGTTCGGTCTCGCGCTGTCGGTCGCGAGCACGGTCGTGCTGTTGCGCGCACTGGAGGGCCGGGGGCTCGTCGAGTCCGTGAACGGACGAATCGCGGTCGGCTGGCTGGTCGTCGAGGATCTCGTGATGGTGCTCGTGCTCGTGCTGCTGCCGCCCGTCGCGGGGCTGCTCGGCGGCACGCCGCCCGGCGACGCGCACGCGGGCGACGGCAGCGTGTGGGGCACGCTCGGCGTGACGATGCTGAAGGTCGCCGCGTTCATCGCGCTGATGCTCGTGGTCGGCAAGCGGGTGTTTCCGCGCATCCTGTGGCTCGTCGCCCGCACGGGCTCGCGCGAGCTGTTCACGCTGTGCATGATTGCCGCGGCGGTCGGCATCGCGTTCGGCGCGGCGAAGCTGTTCGACGTGTCGTTCGCGCTCGGCGCATTCTTCGCCGGGATGATGATGCGCGAGTCCGAGTTCAGCCGGCGCGCGGCCGACGAGACGCTGCCGCTGCGCGATGCGTTCTCCGTGCTGTTCTTTATCTCGGTCGGCATGCTGTTCGACCCGCAGGTGCTGCTCGACGAGCCGCTGCACGTGATCGAGGTCGCGGCGATCGTGCTGGTGGGCAAGACGCTCGCGGCGGTCGCACTGGTGCTCGCGTTCCGCTATCCGCTCAATACCGCGTTGACGGTCGGCGCGGGGCTCGCGCAGATCGGCGAGTTCTCGTTCATCCTGGCCGGTCTCGGCCGCGCGCTCGGGCTGCTGTCGGCGGAAGGGCAAAGCCTGATCCTCGCGGTCGCGCTGATCTCGATCGCGCTGAATACGCTCCTGTTCGCGATGATCGATCCGGCGCTCGCCTGGATTCGCCGGCATTCGGCGTTCGCGCGGCGGCTCGAGGCGCGCGACGATCCGCTCGCCGCGCTGCCGATGTCCACGCCGCAGACGCACCTGACCGGTCAGGTCGTGATCGTCGGCTACGGCAAGGTCGGCGCGCGGATCGCGCTGGCGCTCGACGAGCGCGGGATCGCCTATGTGGTCGTCGAGCAGAATCGCGAGATCGTCGAGAAGCTGCGCGCCGACGGCGTCGCGGCGGTGTCGGGCGATGCGATCGAGCCGATCGTGCTCGTTCAGGCGCACATCGCGCGAGCAGGGATGCTGATCGTCACGCTGCCGGACGTGTTCGACGTGCGGCAGATCGTCGAGATTTCGCACACGCTCAATCCGTCGCTCGAGGTCGTGCTGTGCACGAACAGCAGCGACGAAGCGGCGCTGCTCGCGAGCGAGGGCGTCGGCACGGTGTTCATGGGCGAGACGGAACTCGCCCGCGGGATGACCGAGCACGTGCTCGGCAGGATGACGAAGCCGGCCGCGGCCGCGCATGCGCATTGATGGCGCGCGGCGGCCCGCTCAATAGAACGTATCGAGCGTCAGCTCCTGCGCCATCACGCGATTCCCGGCCAGCAGGCCGCCGTCGACCGGCAGCGCCACGCCCGTGATGACCCGCGCGGCCGGAGAGCACAGAAACAGCGCGGCCTGCGCGACATCGTCGGGCGTTGCGAAATCGTCGAGCGGATACCACTTCCTCAGTTGCTCGAATACCTGCGGGTTGCGCTGCACGCGCGCTTCCCACGCGGGCGTCTTCACCGTGCCGGGCAGCACGACGTTCGCGCGC is part of the Burkholderia ubonensis subsp. mesacidophila genome and harbors:
- the ald gene encoding alanine dehydrogenase; amino-acid sequence: MLIGVPKEIKNHEYRVGLTPAGTRELTRHGHRVLVQRSAGTAIGLHDEHYAAAGATLCDGAAEVFAQADMIIKVKEPQPAECAMLRRGQILYTYLHLAPDPEQAAALVKSGAVCIAYETVTGAGGGLPLLAPMSEVAGRMSIQVAATHLESPRGGMGLLMAGVPGVAAAHVVVLGAGVVGTGALQMAVGMGARVTVLDNNVGRLRQLDLVFGNRIGTVCSNAQTIEEAVCDADVVIGAVLVPGASAPRLVTRDMIARMRAGAVVVDVAIDQGGCFETSHATTHAKPTYVVDGVVHYCVANMPGAVARTSTFALNNATIGHALALADKGWKRAMADDAHLRAGLNVCDGQITYEAVARALGLPYVPAEDVLA
- a CDS encoding DUF3995 domain-containing protein; the encoded protein is MTAAYFIVPTLCAIALIHVYWACGGRLGKGAAIPELDGEPVLRPSTAGTFAVAAALLAGAAVIAARAGWLGASPHASPVAFATVALALIFAVRAIGDFRYVGFFKHIRGSRFARMDTLCYSPLCAALSLSIASMFWIR
- a CDS encoding RNA 2'-phosphotransferase, yielding MNTDTKKTLDETGKYLSYILRHAPQAIGLQLDPEGWADLNALIAGASRDGRALDPATIHAVVASNDKKRFALSDDGRRIRAVQGHSTPAVQRQYPERRPPDLLYHGTATRFLESIREQGLKAGARHHVHLSQDVTTAIAVGKRYGKPVVLAIDAQRMHARGFRFFVAENGVWLTDAVPAEFLSPLDTPAA
- a CDS encoding gluconate 2-dehydrogenase subunit 3 family protein, whose protein sequence is MSTPPDKPNSRRHFLRSSVALVPITSLAGCDLRPSSTTATPSGNAPAASADAAQAPYKPTFFDAKEWAFVQAAVDRLIPADAEGPGALEAGVPEFIDRQMETPYAHGALWYMQGPFQPGVPELGYQLKLVPRDVYRLGIAAVDRFCTKTHGKAFADIDAATRDAVLGALEKSSAQIDDVPPAVFFGQLLQNTREGYFCDPVHGGNRGMAAWKMIGFPGARADFMDFVNQNGKPYPYGPVSINGERT
- a CDS encoding GMC family oxidoreductase; this translates as MAAEKKPHVDAVIVGFGWTGAILAKELTEAGLKVVALERGEYRDTYPDGAYPNTIDELTYNIRKKLFLDLSKTTVSIRHGVQDTALPYRQLAAFLPGEGVGGAGLHWSGVHFRIAPEELRLRSHYEERYGKKFIPAGMTIQDTGVSYDELEPYFDFAEKVFGTSGQAYKVNGKVVGDGNVFDAHRSDNFPLPAQLNTYSAQRFFDAAKSLGLHPYRLPSANTSGPYTNPYGVQMGPCNFCGYCSGYACYMYSKASPNLNILPALKQVPNFELRSKCHVLRVDLDDTKKRATGVTYVDPAGREVHQPADLVILAAFQYHNVHLLLLSGIGKPYDPISGEGVVGRNFAYQNLSTIKAFFDKDTYTNPFIGAGGNGVAVDDFNADNFDHGPLGFVGGSPLWVNQAGVKPISGIATPPGTPAWGSAWKKAVKDNYAHTVSMDAHGTNMSYRDVYLDLDPTYRDSYGQPLLRMTFDWKDNDIRMAQYVTGQMKKIAEAMGPKAIGVSTREFGKRFDSRQYQTTHLVGGAVMGTDPKTSVLNRYLQSWDVHNVFVMGASALPQGIGYNPTGIIAALAYWSARAIREHYLKNPAPLVTV
- a CDS encoding cytochrome c: MKRTTTDNAARRTARALATGAAWLAFGLASGAAVAQPAAVPAAPAAAASAPHAADALVARGAYLARAGDCVACHTASGGKPFAGGLKFDTPIGAIYSTNITPDPKTGLGGWTLEEFDRALRAGVRKNGDTLYPAMPFPSYARLTDDDVKALYAYFMHGVAPVQQENRAVDIVWPLSMRWPLTFWRKLFAPTPKPFDAAPYPDPVLARGAYLVQGLGHCGACHTPRAPTMQERALTDADGPDFLAGGAAIDGWVPTSLRGEPRTGFGVWTEAEIVQFLKSGRTARSAAFGGMTDVVGHSMQHLNDDDLTAIARYLKKLPPRVQGETPYAYDDTAAQALRSGDASKPGAAVYRDNCMACHRSDGRGYTRVFPALGGNPVLQGDDPTSVIHVVLSGSALKGTRTAPSTFTMPPFGWRLSDQEVADVSNFVRTSWGNTGSPVTAAQVAKVRKATPGTRPEPPPGARYPQAAR
- a CDS encoding cation:proton antiporter domain-containing protein codes for the protein MPHDVCLIALLAAGFGLAMVFGYLASLLKMPPLVGYLLAGIVIGPGTPGFVGDLSLAQQLAEVGVMLLMFGVGLHFSLGDLLAVRKIALPGAVVQISVATALGGGLALLWGWSVGAALVFGLALSVASTVVLLRALEGRGLVESVNGRIAVGWLVVEDLVMVLVLVLLPPVAGLLGGTPPGDAHAGDGSVWGTLGVTMLKVAAFIALMLVVGKRVFPRILWLVARTGSRELFTLCMIAAAVGIAFGAAKLFDVSFALGAFFAGMMMRESEFSRRAADETLPLRDAFSVLFFISVGMLFDPQVLLDEPLHVIEVAAIVLVGKTLAAVALVLAFRYPLNTALTVGAGLAQIGEFSFILAGLGRALGLLSAEGQSLILAVALISIALNTLLFAMIDPALAWIRRHSAFARRLEARDDPLAALPMSTPQTHLTGQVVIVGYGKVGARIALALDERGIAYVVVEQNREIVEKLRADGVAAVSGDAIEPIVLVQAHIARAGMLIVTLPDVFDVRQIVEISHTLNPSLEVVLCTNSSDEAALLASEGVGTVFMGETELARGMTEHVLGRMTKPAAAAHAH